The following proteins come from a genomic window of Sorghum bicolor cultivar BTx623 chromosome 3, Sorghum_bicolor_NCBIv3, whole genome shotgun sequence:
- the LOC8081368 gene encoding S-type anion channel SLAH2 isoform X1: MARCSTCARFSRFMETDEFAVPPRPALVHPDAVGVRIPSSVFSPDQEPPPVFREGESRHGGDMAASPGYSPFLPSAPHIGRPVSISLPASPTGGFDISSRMEAELQREPDAAAAAVTDAPPRMMLPPRAPEGVALAQPTKMVFRSQPIPAAPAEVDGAAMGHDDFGRSASAPYAAATAPPAKVRRDSRDTSYDSFKTWSGKLEKQITTHLLGSSRLPPAQQQPQQGEETAEEDDAAANERRNSSVPRVQRFFAALEGPELDKLRSSEELILPSDKTWPFLLRFPVSAFGMCMGMSSQAILWKRIAISASTRFLHITVKINLVLWCVSVALMLAVSALYASKVVFYFEAVRREYYHPIRVNFFFAPWIACLFLAIGVPDLVAATLPHWLWYVLMAPIVCLELKIYGQWISGGQRRLSRVANPSNHLSIVGNFVGALLGGIMGLKEGPMFFFSVGLAHYIVLFVTLYQRLPTSETLPRDLHPVFFLFVAAPSVACLAWARITGAFGYGSRVAYFIAMFLYASLAVRINLFRGFSFSLAWWAYTFPMTSAAIASIRYSSEVKNAFTQCMCIGLSAAATLAVAALFLTTLLHAVVYRDLFPNDISIAITERRRSKPLVGEKMLLRLRSAVGTKKLQQALSTAQSDAADLEAARAATTTSYT; the protein is encoded by the exons ATGGCGCGCTGCTCTACGTGTGCTC GTTTCTCGAGGTTCATGGAGACGGACGAGTTCGCGGTGCCGCCACGTCCCGCGCTCGTGCACCCAGACGCCGTCGGCGTTCGCATCCCGTCGAGCGTCTTCTCCCCCGATCAGGAGCCGCCGCCGGTGTTCAGG GAGGGAGAAAGCCGACACGGCGGTGACATGGCCGCGTCCCCGGGGTACTCGCCGTTCCTGCCGTCCGCGCCCCACATAGGGCGCCCGGTTTCCATCAGCCTGCCGGCGTCGCCGACCGGCGGGTTCGACATCTCCAGCAGGATGGAGGCGGAGCTTCAGCGGGAgccggacgccgccgccgccgccgtcacggACGCGCCGCCGCGGATGATGCTGCCGCCGCGGGCCCCTGAGGGCGTGGCTCTCGCGCAGCCAACCAAGATGGTGTTCAGGTCCCAGCCGATCCCCGCTGCGCCGGCGGAGGTTGACGGTGCCGCCATGGGCCACGACGACTTCGGCCGGAGCGCGTCGGCGCCGtacgcggcggcgacggcgccgcCGGCCAAGGTGCGCAGGGACAGCAGGGACACCAGCTACGACTCGTTCAAGACGTGGTCGGGCAAGCTGGAGAAGCAGATCACCACGCACCTGCTGGGCAGCAGCAGGCTGCCGCCGGCGCAGCAGCAACCGCAGCAGGGGGAGGAGACGGCGGAGGAAGACGACGCGGCGGCGAACGAGCGCCGCAACTCCTCCGTGCCCAGAGTGCAGCGCTTCTTCGCGGCGCTGGAAGGCCCCGAGCTCGACAAGCTGAGG TCCTCGGAGGAGCTGATCCTGCCGTCCGACAAGACGTGGCCGTTCCTGCTGCGGTTCCCGGTGTCGGCGTTCGGCATGTGCATGGGCATGAGCAGCCAGGCCATCCTGTGGAAGCGGATCGCCATCTCGGCGTCGACGCGGTTCCTGCACATCACCGTGAAGATCAACCTGGTGCTGTGGTGCGTCTCCGTGGCGCTGATGCTCGCCGTCTCCGCGCTCTACGCCAGCAAGGTGGTGTTCTACTTCGAGGCGGTGCGGCGCGAGTACTACCACCCGATCCgcgtcaacttcttcttcgcgcCGTGGATCGCGTGCCTGTTCCTGGCGATCGGCGTGCCGGACCTGGTGGCGGCCACGCTCCCGCACTGGCTCTGGTACGTGCTCATGGCGCCCATCGTGTGCCTGGAGCTCAAGATCTACGGCCAGTGGATCTCCGGCGGGCAGCGGCGCCTGTCCCGGGTGGCCAACCCGTCCAACCACCTCTCCATCGTCGGCAACTTCGTCGGCGCGCTGCTGGGCGGCATCATGGGGCTCAAGGAGGGCCCCATGTTCTTCTTCTCCGTCGGGCTGGCGCACTACATCGTGCTGTTCGTGACGCTCTACCAGCGGCTGCCGACGAGCGAGACGCTGCCCCGGGACCTGCACCCGGTCTTCTTCCTCTTCGTGGCGGCGCCCAGCGTGGCGTGCCTGGCGTGGGCGCGGATCACCGGCGCCTTCGGCTACGGCTCCCGCGTCGCCTACTTCATCGCCATGTTCCTCTACGCGTCGCTGGCCGTGCGCATCAACCTGTTCAGAGGGTTCAGCTTCTCCCTGGCGTGGTGGGCGTACACGTTCCCGATGACCAGCGCCGCCATCGCGTCCATCAGATACTCGTCCGAGGTCAAGAACGCCTTCACGCAGTGCATGTGCATCGGCCTGTCGGCGGCCGCCacgctcgccgtcgccgcgctcTTCCTCACCACGCTGCTGCACGCGGTGGTGTACCGAGACCTCTTCCCCAACGACATCTCCATCGCCATCACGGAGCGACGCCGCAGCAAGCCCCTAGTCGGGGAGAAGATGCTGCTCCGCCTGCGCAGCGCCGTCGGCACCAAGAAGCTGCAGCAGGCGCTCTCCACCGCCCAGTCCGACGCCGCCGACCTCGAggccgcgcgcgccgccacgaCCACGTCCTACACCTAG
- the LOC8081368 gene encoding S-type anion channel SLAH2 isoform X2: METDEFAVPPRPALVHPDAVGVRIPSSVFSPDQEPPPVFREGESRHGGDMAASPGYSPFLPSAPHIGRPVSISLPASPTGGFDISSRMEAELQREPDAAAAAVTDAPPRMMLPPRAPEGVALAQPTKMVFRSQPIPAAPAEVDGAAMGHDDFGRSASAPYAAATAPPAKVRRDSRDTSYDSFKTWSGKLEKQITTHLLGSSRLPPAQQQPQQGEETAEEDDAAANERRNSSVPRVQRFFAALEGPELDKLRSSEELILPSDKTWPFLLRFPVSAFGMCMGMSSQAILWKRIAISASTRFLHITVKINLVLWCVSVALMLAVSALYASKVVFYFEAVRREYYHPIRVNFFFAPWIACLFLAIGVPDLVAATLPHWLWYVLMAPIVCLELKIYGQWISGGQRRLSRVANPSNHLSIVGNFVGALLGGIMGLKEGPMFFFSVGLAHYIVLFVTLYQRLPTSETLPRDLHPVFFLFVAAPSVACLAWARITGAFGYGSRVAYFIAMFLYASLAVRINLFRGFSFSLAWWAYTFPMTSAAIASIRYSSEVKNAFTQCMCIGLSAAATLAVAALFLTTLLHAVVYRDLFPNDISIAITERRRSKPLVGEKMLLRLRSAVGTKKLQQALSTAQSDAADLEAARAATTTSYT; encoded by the exons ATGGAGACGGACGAGTTCGCGGTGCCGCCACGTCCCGCGCTCGTGCACCCAGACGCCGTCGGCGTTCGCATCCCGTCGAGCGTCTTCTCCCCCGATCAGGAGCCGCCGCCGGTGTTCAGG GAGGGAGAAAGCCGACACGGCGGTGACATGGCCGCGTCCCCGGGGTACTCGCCGTTCCTGCCGTCCGCGCCCCACATAGGGCGCCCGGTTTCCATCAGCCTGCCGGCGTCGCCGACCGGCGGGTTCGACATCTCCAGCAGGATGGAGGCGGAGCTTCAGCGGGAgccggacgccgccgccgccgccgtcacggACGCGCCGCCGCGGATGATGCTGCCGCCGCGGGCCCCTGAGGGCGTGGCTCTCGCGCAGCCAACCAAGATGGTGTTCAGGTCCCAGCCGATCCCCGCTGCGCCGGCGGAGGTTGACGGTGCCGCCATGGGCCACGACGACTTCGGCCGGAGCGCGTCGGCGCCGtacgcggcggcgacggcgccgcCGGCCAAGGTGCGCAGGGACAGCAGGGACACCAGCTACGACTCGTTCAAGACGTGGTCGGGCAAGCTGGAGAAGCAGATCACCACGCACCTGCTGGGCAGCAGCAGGCTGCCGCCGGCGCAGCAGCAACCGCAGCAGGGGGAGGAGACGGCGGAGGAAGACGACGCGGCGGCGAACGAGCGCCGCAACTCCTCCGTGCCCAGAGTGCAGCGCTTCTTCGCGGCGCTGGAAGGCCCCGAGCTCGACAAGCTGAGG TCCTCGGAGGAGCTGATCCTGCCGTCCGACAAGACGTGGCCGTTCCTGCTGCGGTTCCCGGTGTCGGCGTTCGGCATGTGCATGGGCATGAGCAGCCAGGCCATCCTGTGGAAGCGGATCGCCATCTCGGCGTCGACGCGGTTCCTGCACATCACCGTGAAGATCAACCTGGTGCTGTGGTGCGTCTCCGTGGCGCTGATGCTCGCCGTCTCCGCGCTCTACGCCAGCAAGGTGGTGTTCTACTTCGAGGCGGTGCGGCGCGAGTACTACCACCCGATCCgcgtcaacttcttcttcgcgcCGTGGATCGCGTGCCTGTTCCTGGCGATCGGCGTGCCGGACCTGGTGGCGGCCACGCTCCCGCACTGGCTCTGGTACGTGCTCATGGCGCCCATCGTGTGCCTGGAGCTCAAGATCTACGGCCAGTGGATCTCCGGCGGGCAGCGGCGCCTGTCCCGGGTGGCCAACCCGTCCAACCACCTCTCCATCGTCGGCAACTTCGTCGGCGCGCTGCTGGGCGGCATCATGGGGCTCAAGGAGGGCCCCATGTTCTTCTTCTCCGTCGGGCTGGCGCACTACATCGTGCTGTTCGTGACGCTCTACCAGCGGCTGCCGACGAGCGAGACGCTGCCCCGGGACCTGCACCCGGTCTTCTTCCTCTTCGTGGCGGCGCCCAGCGTGGCGTGCCTGGCGTGGGCGCGGATCACCGGCGCCTTCGGCTACGGCTCCCGCGTCGCCTACTTCATCGCCATGTTCCTCTACGCGTCGCTGGCCGTGCGCATCAACCTGTTCAGAGGGTTCAGCTTCTCCCTGGCGTGGTGGGCGTACACGTTCCCGATGACCAGCGCCGCCATCGCGTCCATCAGATACTCGTCCGAGGTCAAGAACGCCTTCACGCAGTGCATGTGCATCGGCCTGTCGGCGGCCGCCacgctcgccgtcgccgcgctcTTCCTCACCACGCTGCTGCACGCGGTGGTGTACCGAGACCTCTTCCCCAACGACATCTCCATCGCCATCACGGAGCGACGCCGCAGCAAGCCCCTAGTCGGGGAGAAGATGCTGCTCCGCCTGCGCAGCGCCGTCGGCACCAAGAAGCTGCAGCAGGCGCTCTCCACCGCCCAGTCCGACGCCGCCGACCTCGAggccgcgcgcgccgccacgaCCACGTCCTACACCTAG
- the LOC8081370 gene encoding U11/U12 small nuclear ribonucleoprotein 59 kDa protein yields MFRPPNGFGAPPPFPPQPQPWQWQQPPPPPPSPSPAVTFWQRDNVRDHVRKLKQTIELSTALIKELEEIPAARNSGDATTQESALSLAELPSGSGDSSEDKPLRFVELARSMGISQDTHESMATDAANYLCHQLQQLLGPISSATSQGGPWEERSAMVRLTQKLQKYKRNKRWRQRRRKHVAELFQKERADYDRIDQEADEWRAKQIAKDIAKRKVESMQQIARKKANEERKHLESELELALMVEKLQELRSIRVQKMKKQGHFLPEEDDKYLERVKAAVEEEERQAASAARTNAVKDAILTAEESRKPPQNANSQEGGSEQPSGPSEDKDLGDGGISERNDQASQKTEHEDEGHRFEGKGLEHHDPVSNLPFEFYHYYHGSSYDMGTLIEVRRMWDSFIRPGGR; encoded by the exons ATGTTCCGGCCGCCGAATGGCTTTGGGGCGCCGCCCCCCTTTCCTCCTCAGCCTCAGCCATGGCAGTGGCAGCAACCGCCTCCGCCCCCGCCCTCGCCTTCGCCTGCGGTTACCTTTTGGCAGCGCGACAATGTGCGGGACCACGTGAGGAAGCTGAAACAGACCATCGAGTTATCAACTGCACT GATAAAAGAGCTCGAGGAAATTCCAGCGGCCAGAAATTCCGGTGATGCCACCACGCAGGAATCTGCTTTGTCCTTGGCGGAATTGCCATCAGGGTCTGGTGATTCTTCGGAGGACAAGCCGCTCCGATTCGTTGAGCTAGCTAGGTCCATGGGGATTAGTCAGGACACTCATGAGTCAATGGCAACAGATGCAGCCAATTACCTTTGTCATCAGCTTCAGCAGCTTCTTGGGCCTATCTCTTCTGCGACTAGCCAAGGTGGCCCTTGGGAGGAGAGATCGGCGATGGTTAGGTTGACTCAGAAGCTGCAGAAATATAAGAGAAATAAGCGGTGGAGGCAGAGGAGAAGGAAGCATGTCGCAGAGCTTTTTCAGAAG GAGCGTGCAGATTATGATAGAATCGACCAGGAAGCTGATGAATGGAGGGCTAAGCAAATTGCCAAGGACATTGCAAAGCGGAAG GTGGAAAGCATGCAGCAGATTGCTAGAAAGAAAGCAAATGAGGAAAGAAAGCATCTAGAATCTGAG CTGGAGCTTGCCCTAATGGTCGAGAAACTTCAGGAGCTTCGGTCTATAAGAGTTCAAAAAATGAAGAAACAAG GTCATTTTCTTCCCGAAGAGGATGATAAATACCTCGAGCGTGTTAAGGCTGCAGTCGAGGAAGAGGAGCGCCAAGCTGCATCTGCTGCTCGAACTAATGCTGTTAAGGATGCTATTCTGACTGCTGAGGAATCAAGGAAGCCTCCACAGAATGCAAATTCTCAAGAAGGTGGTTCTGAACAACCTAGTGGACCATCTGAGGACAAGGACCTGGGAGATGGCGGGATAAGTGAGAGAAATGACCAGGCAAGCCAGAAAACTGAACATGAAGATGAAGGCCATAGATTTGAGGGAAAAGGGCTTGAACATCATGACCCTGTAAGCAATCTGCCTTTTGAGTTCTACCATTATTATCATGGAAGTAGCTATGACATGGGGACACTCATTGAG GTCCGTAGAATGTGGGATTCTTTCATCAGACCTGGAGGAAGGTAA